From Xyrauchen texanus isolate HMW12.3.18 chromosome 9, RBS_HiC_50CHRs, whole genome shotgun sequence, the proteins below share one genomic window:
- the LOC127649446 gene encoding E3 ubiquitin-protein ligase TRIM41-like isoform X1 yields MSSFSLDEELICAVCRDIFVEPVTLPCGHNYCEQCVNELKRSLREREDDEDEDEERVMTRYYTCPLCLSPCDSRVDLKKNTVLNNIIEKYQSKRDIMCSVCKGEQKLTAEKMCVNCEEYYCTLHVMPHLENNTLRQHVLVNPVANSSRLCKEHGKELELFCRTDGTALCVYCMLPSEAKHLQGHNVVKLSDSLDSFKEDCRVKLDNIKANLSEVQAGLSKLEETSSTTKEGLENRQRECAVVLSRIKMFLDFEEKAQQKRFSVDLLQEDRSMRQRAERLNRLRSRLLQAQEALIQAKSFHDPLMVLQTIKNTDWTDLFDKQDCANQISEAVDWNNVKPTAASKVSPLFQSIRKTFAGDDIVLNSVSAHHRLKLNPARNTVWLTEDGGPCSGELYCVMGEASFSCGVHHWEVDVSSVYSWAVGVSYACQQGSGLGCALGRNDLSWSLHYNRNRRQFCAQHDWLQFSFSDSVTGLPTLVGVFLDVDIGFLSFYDAVRMKHLYTFYCNLQGPVYPAFCLGVENKMEDFQQMRVLNPMSDRRQ; encoded by the exons ATGAGCTCTTTTAGTCTGGACGAAGAGCTGATTTGTGCAGTGTGTCGTGATATATTTGTTGAACCGGTGACTTTACCCTGCGGTCATAATTACTGTGAGCAGTGTGTGAATGAGCTGAAGAGatctttgagagagagagaagatgacGAAGATGAAGACGAAGAGCGCGTCATGACTCGCTATTACACATGCCCTCTGTGTCTGTCTCCGTGTGACTCCAGAGTGGATCTGAAGAAAAACACGGTGCTCAACAACATCATTGAGAAATACCAGAGTAAAAGAGACAttatgtgcagtgtgtgtaaaggTGAACAGAAACTGACTGCGGAGAAAATGTGTGTGAACTGTGAAGAGTATTACTGCACTTTACATGTAATGCCACATCTGGAGAATAACACACTACGACAGCATGTGCTGGTGAATCCAGTGGCCAACTCCAGTAGACTGTGCAAGGAACATGGGAAAGAGCTGGAGTTATTCTGCAGGACTGATGGCACAgctctgtgtgtgtactgtatgttaccATCAGAGGCCAAACATCTGCAGGGACACAATGTGGTCAAACTCTCGGATTCACTGGACTCTTTTAAG GAGGACTGCCGAGTTAAACTGGACAATATCAAAGCTAATTTGTCTGAAGTTCAAGCTGGACTTTCTAAACTTGAGGAAACATCATCCACCACTAAG GAGGGTCTTGAGAATAGGCAGCGAGAGTGTGCGGTGGTCTTGAGCAGGATCAAAATGTTCTTGGACTTTGAAGAGAAAGCCCAGCAGAAGCGTTTCTCGGTGGACTTGCTGCAAGAGGACCGGAGCATGAGGCAGAGAGCAGAGAGACTGAACAGGTTGAGAAGTAGATTACTGCAGGCACAAGAAGCTCTGATTCAGGCCAAAAGCTTTCATGACCCTTTGATGGTACTGCAG ACTATAAAAAACACAGACTG gaCTGATTTATTTGATAAACAAGATTGTGCGAATCAGATCTCCGAGGCAGTTGATTGGAATAATGTGAAACCTACAGCTGCGTCAAAAGTCTCCCCATTGTTCCAGTCCATCCGTAAGACATTTGCTG GAGATGATATTGTGTTGAACTCCGTATCAGCACACCACAGACTCAAGTTGAACCCGGCACGCAACACTGTGTGGCTGACAGAAGATGGTGGGCCTTGTTCTGGAGAACTTTACTGTGTGATGGGTGAAGCTTCATTCTCCTGTGGTGTCCACCATTGGGAGGTTGATGTTTCTTCGGTCTACTCTTGGGCAGTTGGAGTGTCATACGCTTGTCAGCAGGGCTCAGGTCTCGGTTGTGCTCTTGGCAGGAATGATCTGTCCTGGAGCTTGCACTACAACAGGAACCGCAGGCAGTTCTGTGCCCAGCATGACTGGCTTCAGTTCAGCTTCTCAGATTCTGTGACTGGCCTCCCCACACTAGTAGGTGTTTTTCTGGATGTGGATATTGGTTTCCTATCTTTCTATGATGCCGTGAGAATGAAGCATCTTTATACGTTTTATTGTAACCTCCAAGGTCCAGTGTATCCAGCTTTCTGCCTGGGTGTGGAGAACAAAATGGAGGATTTTCAGCAGATGAGGGTATTAAACCCCATGTCAGATCGAAGACAGTAA
- the LOC127649451 gene encoding outer dense fiber protein 2-like, with product MNYNQCGSSRQKLLLKTLSAAESAAVQLLSFRDSLHNDFIESSSSSDQRFSRQKSLLLEKLEVFRCLISSVQQQLKELQDEEVHLIDTEKQIKMLHEKIKQTESDNQNLRSSLIEKEKQVEELMTVQKRETEHTESVIQLSKSIEATQAHLQTQLRSKEEQNNRLTVQLRALERTIAHQRLELDELRLQIAFVSESSCQEKEALKKATRAQKHRAEKFEAAVERCHKQLREKDVQLTQRRAERNMWQKQQEKITEEKLQLDEQIHMLQNEMAVLTAELQRERDTANSASENLLNTLQKVTLENEELRRENASFKSSIADIEQKLQISQAALQEQNDLAEESKHQTEQYQHQVAELKVEITELKIKLESLIQQTHDTREGRDVEIIQVREDLEQRLQELQVYPELLVVTEQKLQHYQEDLRRSEQRCTQKTESIRQLQDTLNMQKENVKTSLEMKESVDEKKSQLQQKLNHLQKRLEEVLCENRELIHRLTAQEDELNYSSKRQQLRSDECQTLNRQLEDTLTDIKQQVCKVKEKACIRESVLQNKLMQLEAEKTRREKELQQLRQSKLSSENQYEVHLRDLQLSLDQSESHKQSIQNYVDFLKNSYATMFEEVLTSAYVS from the exons ATGAATTATAATCAATGTGGCAGCAGCag ACAGAAACTGCTACTGAAGACACTCAGTGCTGCTGAATCAGCTGCTGTTCAGCTGCTGTCATTCAGAGATAGTCTGCACAATGATTTCATT GAGTCCAGCTCGTCCAGTGATCAGCGGTTTTCTCGACAGAAGAGCTTGTTGCTGGAGAAGTTGGAGGTTTTCAGATGTCTGATCTCATCTGTCCAACAGCAGCTGAAAGAACTCCAGGATGAAGAG GTACATTTGATAGACACagaaaaacagatcaaaatgttgcATGAAAAGATAAAACAGACCGAGAGTGATAATCAG AATTTAAGGTCATCTTTGATTGAAAAAGAGAAACAGGTCGAGGAATTGATGACTGTACAAAAAAGAGAAACT GAGCACACAGAGTCAGTGATTCAGCTGTCTAAGTCAATTGAAGCTACGCAGGCTCATCTACAGACTCAACTCCGCAGCAAAGAGGAACAGAATAACCGTCTGACTGTCCAGCTGAGG GCTCTTGAGAGAACTATTGCACATCAGAGACTAGAGCTGGACGAGCTGAGGCTTCAGATCGCTTTCGTGTCTGAGAGTTCGTGTCAGGAGAAGGAGGCGCTGAAGAAAGCTACACGAGCTCAGAAACACAGAGCTGAGAAGTTTGAGGCGGCTGTGGAGAGATGCCACAAGCAGCTGAGAGAGAAG GACGTTCAGTTGACTCAGAGAAGAGCAGAGAGAAACATGTGGCAGAAACAACAGGAGAAGATTACAGAGGAGAAACTTCAGCTGGACGAACAGATACACATGCTTCAAAA TGAAATGGCAGTGCTTACTGCagagctgcagagagagagagatacagcaaACTCAGCCAGTGAAAACTTACTGAACACGCTGCAGAAAGTTACTTTAGAAAATGAAGAACTCAGACGAGAAAACGCTTCCTTCAAG AGCTCCATTGCTGATATTGAGCAAAAGTTGCAGATCTCTCAAGCTGCTCTTCAGGAACAAAATGATCTTGCAGAGGAGAGCAAACATCAAACTGAACAGTACCAGCATCAG GTAGCAGAACTCAAAGTTGAGATCACAGAGCTGAAAATCAAGCTGGAGAGCCTCATTCAACAAACTCACGACACAAGAGAGGGACGAGATGTTGAGATCATTCAG GTGCGTGAGGATCTGGAGCAGCGCTTGCAGGAGCTGCAGGTGTATCCAGAGTTACTGGTTGTCACAGAGCAGAAGCTGCAGCACTACCAGGAAGACCTGCGACGCTCTGAGCAGAGATGCACACAAAAGACTGAGTCCATAAGACAGCTGCAGGATacg CTGAACATGCAGAAGGAGAACGTCAAGACTTCACTGGAGATGAAAGAGTCAGTTGATGAAAAAAAATCTCAACTGCAACAGAAATTGAATCACCTTCAGAA GAGACTAGAGGAGGTGCTGTGCGAGAACAGAGAGCTCATCCACAGACTGACGGCTCAAGAGGATGAGCTGAACTACAGCAGCAAACGACAGCAACTGCGCTCCGATGAGTGTCAGACTCTCAACCGGCAGCTAGAGGATACTCTCACAGATATTAAACAGCAG GTGTGTAAAGTGAAGGAGAAGGCCTGTATCAGAGAGAGCGTCCTGCAGAACAAGCTCATGCAATTAGAGGCTGAAAAGACAAGAAGAGAGAAAGAACTTCAACAGCTCAGACAGAGCAAGCTTTCT AGTGAAAATCAATATGAAGTCCATCTGAGAGATTTACAACTGAGTCTGGACCAATCAGAGAGCCACAAACAGAGCATTCAAAACTATGTGGATTTCCTCAAAAATTCCTACGCCACAATGTTTGAGGAAGTGCTGACTTCAGCATATGTGTCATAA
- the LOC127649446 gene encoding E3 ubiquitin-protein ligase TRIM41-like isoform X2: MSSFSLDEELICAVCRDIFVEPVTLPCGHNYCEQCVNELKRSLREREDDEDEDEERVMTRYYTCPLCLSPCDSRVDLKKNTVLNNIIEKYQSKRDIMCSVCKGEQKLTAEKMCVNCEEYYCTLHVMPHLENNTLRQHVLVNPVANSSRLCKEHGKELELFCRTDGTALCVYCMLPSEAKHLQGHNVVKLSDSLDSFKEDCRVKLDNIKANLSEVQAGLSKLEETSSTTKEGLENRQRECAVVLSRIKMFLDFEEKAQQKRFSVDLLQEDRSMRQRAERLNRLRSRLLQAQEALIQAKSFHDPLMVLQTIKNTDWTDLFDKQDCANQISEAVDWNNVKPTAASKVSPLFQSIRKTFAGDDIVLNSVSAHHRLKLNPARNTVWLTEDGGPCSGELYCVMGEASFSCGVHHWEVDVSSVYSWAVGVSYACQQGSGLGCALGRNDLSWSLHYNRNRRQFCAQHDWLQFSFSDSVTGLPTLVQCIQLSAWVWRTKWRIFSR, encoded by the exons ATGAGCTCTTTTAGTCTGGACGAAGAGCTGATTTGTGCAGTGTGTCGTGATATATTTGTTGAACCGGTGACTTTACCCTGCGGTCATAATTACTGTGAGCAGTGTGTGAATGAGCTGAAGAGatctttgagagagagagaagatgacGAAGATGAAGACGAAGAGCGCGTCATGACTCGCTATTACACATGCCCTCTGTGTCTGTCTCCGTGTGACTCCAGAGTGGATCTGAAGAAAAACACGGTGCTCAACAACATCATTGAGAAATACCAGAGTAAAAGAGACAttatgtgcagtgtgtgtaaaggTGAACAGAAACTGACTGCGGAGAAAATGTGTGTGAACTGTGAAGAGTATTACTGCACTTTACATGTAATGCCACATCTGGAGAATAACACACTACGACAGCATGTGCTGGTGAATCCAGTGGCCAACTCCAGTAGACTGTGCAAGGAACATGGGAAAGAGCTGGAGTTATTCTGCAGGACTGATGGCACAgctctgtgtgtgtactgtatgttaccATCAGAGGCCAAACATCTGCAGGGACACAATGTGGTCAAACTCTCGGATTCACTGGACTCTTTTAAG GAGGACTGCCGAGTTAAACTGGACAATATCAAAGCTAATTTGTCTGAAGTTCAAGCTGGACTTTCTAAACTTGAGGAAACATCATCCACCACTAAG GAGGGTCTTGAGAATAGGCAGCGAGAGTGTGCGGTGGTCTTGAGCAGGATCAAAATGTTCTTGGACTTTGAAGAGAAAGCCCAGCAGAAGCGTTTCTCGGTGGACTTGCTGCAAGAGGACCGGAGCATGAGGCAGAGAGCAGAGAGACTGAACAGGTTGAGAAGTAGATTACTGCAGGCACAAGAAGCTCTGATTCAGGCCAAAAGCTTTCATGACCCTTTGATGGTACTGCAG ACTATAAAAAACACAGACTG gaCTGATTTATTTGATAAACAAGATTGTGCGAATCAGATCTCCGAGGCAGTTGATTGGAATAATGTGAAACCTACAGCTGCGTCAAAAGTCTCCCCATTGTTCCAGTCCATCCGTAAGACATTTGCTG GAGATGATATTGTGTTGAACTCCGTATCAGCACACCACAGACTCAAGTTGAACCCGGCACGCAACACTGTGTGGCTGACAGAAGATGGTGGGCCTTGTTCTGGAGAACTTTACTGTGTGATGGGTGAAGCTTCATTCTCCTGTGGTGTCCACCATTGGGAGGTTGATGTTTCTTCGGTCTACTCTTGGGCAGTTGGAGTGTCATACGCTTGTCAGCAGGGCTCAGGTCTCGGTTGTGCTCTTGGCAGGAATGATCTGTCCTGGAGCTTGCACTACAACAGGAACCGCAGGCAGTTCTGTGCCCAGCATGACTGGCTTCAGTTCAGCTTCTCAGATTCTGTGACTGGCCTCCCCACACTA GTCCAGTGTATCCAGCTTTCTGCCTGGGTGTGGAGAACAAAATGGAGGATTTTCAGCAGATGA